Genomic segment of Yoonia sp. R2331:
GTTGACTATCAGGGCAACGCCTGGACCCTGGTGCCTGCTGGCACATGTGCTGACATGGAACTGCCTGCACAGGCTGACGGTTCTGCACGCATGGGTTCGCTGGAAGCACAAGACCGCGACCTGCCTGCATAAGTATGCTAACAGGGTGGGCAAAATGCCCACCCTACCCTGACGTCCAAAGGTCCGAACCGATGTTTGATGCGCCGCAAAACACTCTGCCAGCCAAACCCGGTGTCGGCTACAAACCCCAGCATTACAGCGATATTACCACGTCACCCGGCCCCTTGGGCTGGCTTGAGGTCCACGCCGAAAACTATATGGGTGACGGTGGCCGCCCGATTGCGCAACTGCGCCACCTTTCCGAACAATTCCCGATCTCTGTGCATGGTGTTGGCCTGTCGATCGGCGGCGAAGGCCGCCTTGATCCGGACCACCTTGCCCGTCTGAAACATCTGGTGGGCTGGCTGAACCCGGCCAGCTTTTCGGAACATTTGGCGTGGTCCACCCACGACAGCCATTTCCTGAACGACCTGCTGCCCCTGCCCTATACGCCCGCCACCGTGGCCCGCGTCGCGGACCACATTGATGAGGTGCAGAATGTGCTGGGCCGTCAGATGCTGCTGGAAAACCCGTCCAGCTACCTCGCCTTTGCGGAAAGCGAGATGTCCGAGACCGATTTCCTGCGCGAGGTTGTGGCCCGCACCGGCTGTGGCCTGTTGCTCGACGTCAACAATGTCTTCGTCAGCGCCACCAATCTGGGCTTCACCCCGCAGGGCTATATCGACAGCTTTCCCCTTGATAAGGTGGGTGAAATCCATCTGGGCGGCCATGATGAAGACCACGACGATCACGGCGCGCCGCTGCTGATCGACAGCCATGGACGCGAAGTGGCAGATCCGGTTTGGGCGCTGCTGGACTATACGCTCGCCAAGACCGGCCCCCGGCCCTTGCTGATCGAATGGGACACCGATGTGCCTGAATGGCCGGTGCTGGCCGCTGAGGTTGACCGCGCCGCTGCCGCATTGGACCTGGTGCCCGCATGATCGTCACGCAAACGGAGTTTACGGCGGGGATACTGGACCCCAGCTTGCCCGCACCCGAAGGCCTGCAAGATGGCACTGGTGCGCCCACGTCCAAGCGGTTTGATGTCTACCGCAACAATGTTGCCGTCAGCCTGACCGATGCGCTGATCAGCGCCTTTCCGGTGATCTACAAGCTGGTCGGTGATGCGTTTTTTCGTGCAATGTCAGGCGTTTATCTACGCACCCACCTGCCTGACACCGCATTGATGATGTACTATGGCGATAAGATGCCGCAGTTTCTCAAACGGTTTGGCCCGGCACAATCCCTGCCCTATCTGCCCGATGTGGCGCGATTGGAAATCGCGATGCGCGAAAGCTATCACGCAGCAGACGCAGCACCTGTGTCAGCCGACGCATTGTCCGCCATTGCGCCCGATGCGCTGATGGGGACCAAGTTGACCCTATCTCCCGCGATCCGGGTGATCCGGTCCAGCCATCCGATCTACGGTCTGTGGCAGGCCAACATGATCACTGATGCGCCAAAACCGGTCAAACAGGGTGAAAACGTGCTGATTACCCGCACTGCATTTGACCCCACGCAGCATCTGATCAGCGATGCCGACGCCGAATTTCTGGCCGCGTTGCAGGCTGGTCACGCGCTTGGCGTGGCCATGTCCAAGGCGGGGCCGGAATTTGACCTGGGCGCTATGCTGGGTCTGTTGCTGCGCCAGGGCGCGCTGACCGAAATATCCTGAAAGGCCTTGATATGTTTACCTTAATTGACCGCACCTATCGGTCACTGAACCGGCTTGGCGACAGTCTTTTGCCGCTCTTGGCGCGGCTGGTCTTTGCCGGTGTGCTGTTCATGTATTACATCAATTCCGGCCTGACCAAGCTGGGCGACGGGATCGCGGGCCTGTGGACGCCATCACTGGGGGCCTACGCGCAGATCTTCCCCAAACAGATGGAAGCTGTCGGCTATGATGTCAGCCAATTGCCCGGCTACAGCACCATCATCGTGCTGGCGGGAACATGGGCAGAGTTCATTCTGCCGGTTCTGATCATTGTCGGCCTGCTGACGCGGCCCGCGGCACTGGGGATGATCGGATTTGTGGTCGTGCAAAGCCTGACCGACATCATTGGTCACGGCGCCGAAGCTGGGACGTGGTTCGATGGTAGCTCAGATTCGTTAATTATGGATCAACGCAGCCTTTGGGTGCTGCTGTTGCTGATCCTGGTCTTCAAAGGTGCCGGCTGGCTGTCGCTTGACCGGTTGATCAATGGGCGCGGGGCTGATCCGGTTGTCTAGAGGCGATTGCAAGAACGCCGCCTAAGCCCGCGAAACCAATGGGAAACATCGTTCCGACGTTGAAACCGAAGGCGCTGTAGAAGGCCGCACAGGACAACAACATCGCGATCCCGCCCCACAAAGCGCGATCCTTGGCCATTGCGCCACCGGCGATTGCAAGAAGCGGTGCGACGAAGCTAGCAAAGCGAATAAATGCTGGGTTTTCAAACAGATCAAGCGCATCGGCCACTTCGGGCGCGCGCGCGGCGAGTTCGGTTGCACCATAGCCAAACAGGCCCACGATGATCCCGATCAGGCCCGCAATCAGGCCCAGGACAGAAGCTGCGTTTCTCATATTTTATACATAGGTGCCAAAGGGTTAGGTTCCAAGGTGCGTTGCCTGAACGTCAGCTTTCCAGCCCATCGTCCAACCGTCATCTTCGATCACGGGGCGTTTCATAAGGGTCGGATGATCGCGCAGCAAGTCACTGGGATCATTAGCTTTCTCGTCTTCGTTAAGATTTCGCCACGTGGTCGAAGCTTTGTTAATAACTGCCGCACCGAAGGCGTTAACGATTGCGGTGATGTCATCATCTGTTAACCCGTCGGCCCGCACGTCGATCACCTTGGGGTCAATCCCGGCGGCGCGCAGCGATTTCAACGCTTTGCGGCAGGTGTCACAGGATTTCAGCCCAAAAAATCGCACTTTCGCCCCCTTTTTCAGCAGTTGGCGCAAATTTGCACAGGCCCACGCCGTTGTCATTTGCCTTTTGTGAAAATGCCCTAATGTTGAAGGGACCGCAATTCGGTTGTGACAAGGAGAATTCAAGATGCCGACGGGCACAGTCAAATGGTTTAACACCACCAAGGGCTTTGGTTTTATCGCCCCAGACGAAGGCGGATCGGATGTGTTCGTGCACATCTCGGCCGTCGAACAGGCGGGGATGACCGGCCTCGCTGACGACCAGAAGATCGCCTATG
This window contains:
- a CDS encoding cold-shock protein gives rise to the protein MPTGTVKWFNTTKGFGFIAPDEGGSDVFVHISAVEQAGMTGLADDQKIAYELVEGRDGRKMAGNLSAVD
- a CDS encoding arsenate reductase family protein, whose amino-acid sequence is MRFFGLKSCDTCRKALKSLRAAGIDPKVIDVRADGLTDDDITAIVNAFGAAVINKASTTWRNLNEDEKANDPSDLLRDHPTLMKRPVIEDDGWTMGWKADVQATHLGT
- a CDS encoding DUF2063 domain-containing protein, encoding MIVTQTEFTAGILDPSLPAPEGLQDGTGAPTSKRFDVYRNNVAVSLTDALISAFPVIYKLVGDAFFRAMSGVYLRTHLPDTALMMYYGDKMPQFLKRFGPAQSLPYLPDVARLEIAMRESYHAADAAPVSADALSAIAPDALMGTKLTLSPAIRVIRSSHPIYGLWQANMITDAPKPVKQGENVLITRTAFDPTQHLISDADAEFLAALQAGHALGVAMSKAGPEFDLGAMLGLLLRQGALTEIS
- a CDS encoding DoxX family protein: MFTLIDRTYRSLNRLGDSLLPLLARLVFAGVLFMYYINSGLTKLGDGIAGLWTPSLGAYAQIFPKQMEAVGYDVSQLPGYSTIIVLAGTWAEFILPVLIIVGLLTRPAALGMIGFVVVQSLTDIIGHGAEAGTWFDGSSDSLIMDQRSLWVLLLLILVFKGAGWLSLDRLINGRGADPVV
- a CDS encoding DUF692 family multinuclear iron-containing protein yields the protein MFDAPQNTLPAKPGVGYKPQHYSDITTSPGPLGWLEVHAENYMGDGGRPIAQLRHLSEQFPISVHGVGLSIGGEGRLDPDHLARLKHLVGWLNPASFSEHLAWSTHDSHFLNDLLPLPYTPATVARVADHIDEVQNVLGRQMLLENPSSYLAFAESEMSETDFLREVVARTGCGLLLDVNNVFVSATNLGFTPQGYIDSFPLDKVGEIHLGGHDEDHDDHGAPLLIDSHGREVADPVWALLDYTLAKTGPRPLLIEWDTDVPEWPVLAAEVDRAAAALDLVPA